The following proteins are encoded in a genomic region of Xanthomonas cassavae CFBP 4642:
- a CDS encoding DUF1629 domain-containing protein encodes MSNEPKRGEFFQVQPDARRGGKGHGVVFENEKVLRTPPRLIVKPKKGGFPPLRETPRLVYHPREGVLPEDLEGGFSGYWLVSERLRRVMESVDAEAFAFADADYRLADGSKGPTVFLCDVVRTLDALDEEASELNIEISDDFEAGKYYDLTGDIRLAFRRDVLGSAHVFRLSFHGGVFCDRAFKEAVEAAGIVTPSKSNGLWFYDVVNC; translated from the coding sequence ATGAGCAATGAGCCCAAGAGAGGGGAATTCTTCCAAGTGCAGCCAGACGCTCGGCGTGGAGGAAAAGGGCATGGGGTGGTCTTTGAAAACGAGAAGGTTCTGCGAACACCCCCGCGCCTGATCGTAAAGCCAAAGAAGGGCGGTTTCCCGCCGTTGCGCGAAACCCCGCGCCTTGTTTACCACCCGAGAGAAGGTGTGTTGCCTGAAGACCTAGAGGGGGGCTTTAGCGGATATTGGTTAGTTTCCGAACGGCTGCGTCGTGTGATGGAGTCAGTAGATGCGGAAGCATTCGCCTTCGCTGACGCTGACTATCGTTTGGCCGATGGGTCCAAAGGTCCGACCGTCTTCCTCTGCGATGTCGTCCGCACATTGGACGCGTTGGACGAAGAGGCTTCTGAGCTCAACATCGAGATCAGTGACGACTTCGAAGCGGGAAAATACTACGACCTCACCGGCGATATCCGGCTGGCCTTCCGGCGAGATGTGCTGGGTTCTGCACATGTTTTCAGGTTGTCTTTCCATGGCGGCGTCTTCTGCGATAGAGCGTTCAAGGAGGCCGTTGAGGCGGCGGGCATTGTCACGCCCAGCAAGTCCAATGGGCTTTGGTTTTACGACGTTGTGAACTGCTGA
- a CDS encoding JAB domain-containing protein has protein sequence MKRTQDLKAQYQLQMDEEGILLAAATILEQRLQRQGRIHSPDQAGDYLIARCAHLSHEIFGVVFLDTKHHILATEHLFTGTTDACEVHGRVVAKRALELNAVAVILFHNHPSGNPEPSEADRKVTERLKQALALLDIRVLDHLVIGGRQHTSLAARGWA, from the coding sequence ATGAAGCGCACCCAAGACCTGAAGGCCCAATACCAACTCCAGATGGACGAGGAAGGCATCTTGCTCGCTGCCGCGACCATCTTGGAACAACGCCTTCAACGCCAAGGCCGCATCCACAGCCCCGACCAGGCTGGCGATTATCTGATTGCCCGCTGCGCTCACCTGAGTCATGAAATTTTCGGTGTCGTCTTCCTCGACACCAAGCATCACATCCTGGCCACCGAGCACCTCTTCACCGGCACCACCGACGCCTGCGAAGTCCACGGCCGAGTCGTCGCCAAGCGCGCCCTGGAGCTCAACGCCGTCGCCGTCATCCTCTTCCACAACCACCCGAGCGGGAACCCGGAGCCCAGCGAAGCAGACCGCAAGGTCACCGAACGCCTGAAGCAGGCGCTGGCGCTGCTCGATATCCGAGTCCTCGACCACTTGGTCATCGGCGGGCGTCAGCACACCAGCCTGGCGGCCAGGGGGTGGGCATAG
- a CDS encoding IS1595 family transposase, whose product MSINAVQFQAGLSMPEFFASYGTEAKCYRALYKWRWPQGFRCPVCAGRVRSRFKRGAAIYYQCSACRHQTSLIAGTMFEGTKLPLRTWMLALHLLTSTKTNMAALELMRHLGVNYKTAWRMKHKIMQVMAERESMRKLAGFVQIDDAYLGGERNGGKAGRGSENKQAFLIAVQTDATFTAPRFVVIEPVRSFDNTSLQDWIARRLAPECEVYTDGLACFRRLEDAGHAHTTLDTGGGRAATETAGARWLNVVLGNLKRAISGVYHAIAQGKYARRYLGEAAYRFNRRFRLREMLPRLATAMMQSTPCPEPV is encoded by the coding sequence ATGAGTATCAATGCCGTGCAGTTCCAAGCGGGATTGTCGATGCCTGAGTTCTTCGCGTCCTACGGCACCGAAGCCAAGTGCTATCGCGCGCTTTACAAGTGGCGCTGGCCGCAAGGCTTTCGTTGCCCTGTTTGTGCCGGACGCGTGCGCTCGCGTTTCAAGCGGGGTGCTGCGATCTACTACCAATGCAGCGCGTGCCGGCATCAGACCAGCCTGATTGCAGGCACGATGTTCGAAGGCACCAAGCTGCCGCTGCGCACCTGGATGCTGGCGTTGCACCTGCTGACCTCGACCAAAACCAACATGGCCGCGCTGGAGTTGATGCGGCATCTGGGCGTCAACTACAAGACGGCCTGGCGGATGAAACACAAGATCATGCAGGTTATGGCCGAGCGCGAATCCATGCGGAAACTGGCGGGTTTCGTGCAGATCGACGATGCCTATCTCGGCGGCGAGCGTAACGGTGGCAAGGCCGGACGCGGATCGGAGAACAAACAAGCGTTCCTGATTGCGGTGCAGACCGATGCCACCTTCACCGCGCCGCGCTTTGTGGTGATCGAGCCGGTGCGCAGCTTCGACAACACCTCGCTGCAGGACTGGATTGCCCGTCGCTTGGCGCCCGAATGCGAGGTCTACACCGATGGGCTGGCCTGCTTCCGCCGGCTAGAAGACGCCGGCCACGCGCACACCACGCTGGACACTGGCGGTGGTCGTGCCGCGACCGAAACGGCCGGTGCACGTTGGCTCAACGTGGTGCTGGGCAATCTCAAACGCGCCATCAGTGGCGTGTATCACGCCATCGCGCAAGGCAAATACGCAAGGCGTTACCTGGGAGAAGCGGCCTATCGTTTTAATCGTCGATTCCGCTTGCGCGAGATGCTGCCACGACTTGCCACGGCCATGATGCAATCCACACCATGCCCAGAGCCGGTTTT
- a CDS encoding IS5 family transposase, whose translation MKQQTLAMAADQGSGFEQHRRPTRRDVFLSTMEQIVPWSALCAVIEPYYPKAGNGRPPVGLERMLRMYLVQHWFNLADEACEEALLDSTALRRFVGIDLGRERVPDATTLLKFRRLLETHELGAELFLQVNRELEARGLKVGTGTIVDATIIGAPSSTKNADKARDPDMHQTRKGQQWYFGMKLHIGVDSRNGLVHSAAVTAANVHDKHLLGDLLHGEERRVYGDSAYASQKALIGTHAPHARDFTNQRVRKRGEVNEVQRQRNRNKSKIRARVEHVFAVVKRLWGFAKVRYRGLDKNANRCFVALGLANLYLARVRLAG comes from the coding sequence ATGAAACAGCAGACATTGGCGATGGCGGCCGATCAGGGCAGTGGATTCGAGCAGCATCGTCGGCCGACGCGCCGGGATGTGTTCCTGTCGACGATGGAGCAGATCGTGCCGTGGTCGGCACTGTGCGCGGTGATCGAGCCGTACTATCCGAAGGCAGGCAATGGCCGGCCGCCGGTCGGCCTGGAACGGATGCTGCGGATGTATTTGGTGCAGCACTGGTTCAATCTGGCCGATGAGGCCTGCGAGGAAGCGCTACTGGACAGCACGGCGCTGCGGCGGTTCGTGGGGATCGACCTGGGCCGCGAGCGGGTTCCGGACGCGACGACACTGCTGAAGTTTCGTCGCCTTCTGGAGACGCACGAGCTGGGGGCGGAGCTGTTCTTGCAAGTGAACCGGGAATTGGAAGCACGTGGCCTGAAGGTGGGCACGGGCACCATCGTGGATGCGACTATCATCGGCGCGCCCAGTTCGACGAAGAATGCGGACAAGGCCCGCGATCCGGACATGCATCAGACCCGCAAGGGGCAGCAGTGGTACTTCGGGATGAAGCTGCACATCGGCGTGGATAGTCGTAACGGCCTGGTGCATAGCGCGGCGGTGACGGCGGCCAATGTGCATGACAAGCACCTGCTGGGAGACCTGCTGCACGGGGAGGAACGCCGGGTCTATGGAGACAGCGCCTACGCCAGCCAGAAGGCGCTGATCGGCACGCATGCACCGCACGCCCGGGACTTCACCAACCAGCGGGTTCGCAAGCGTGGCGAAGTGAATGAGGTGCAGCGCCAGCGGAACCGCAACAAGTCGAAGATCCGTGCCCGTGTCGAGCACGTGTTCGCGGTGGTGAAGCGGCTGTGGGGCTTTGCCAAGGTGCGTTATCGCGGGCTGGACAAGAACGCGAACCGCTGCTTCGTGGCCCTGGGCCTGGCGAACCTGTACCTGGCGCGGGTGCGTTTGGCGGGATAG
- a CDS encoding recombinase family protein produces MAKGRTLQAAPFYLVARLYMRVSTDGQDLERQERIIKEAKAAGYYVAGVYRETASGARPDRPELLRMIEDLQPGEVVIAEKIDRISRLPLADAERLVASIRAKGARLAVPGVVDLSDVAAEAKGVAKVVLESMQDMLLRIALQIARDDYEDRRERQRQGIELAKASGKYCGRPADQAIHARIVALRGRGETIANTARLAGASVTTVKRVWAAHCAQGHAN; encoded by the coding sequence ATGGCGAAGGGACGCACTCTGCAGGCTGCGCCGTTCTATTTGGTCGCCCGGCTTTACATGCGGGTGAGCACCGATGGCCAGGATCTGGAACGGCAGGAGCGGATCATCAAGGAAGCAAAAGCGGCGGGCTACTACGTCGCCGGCGTCTATCGCGAGACAGCATCCGGCGCGCGTCCGGATCGTCCTGAGTTGTTGCGCATGATCGAAGACCTGCAGCCGGGCGAAGTGGTCATCGCAGAGAAGATCGACCGCATCAGCCGCTTGCCGCTGGCCGACGCCGAGCGTCTGGTTGCCTCGATCCGCGCCAAGGGAGCGCGTTTGGCAGTGCCGGGTGTCGTGGACCTATCAGACGTCGCTGCAGAAGCGAAAGGCGTTGCCAAGGTCGTACTCGAATCTATGCAGGACATGTTGTTACGCATCGCCCTGCAGATAGCTCGCGACGATTACGAAGATCGACGCGAGCGGCAACGCCAGGGCATCGAGTTGGCCAAGGCCAGCGGCAAGTACTGTGGCCGCCCGGCCGATCAGGCCATACACGCTCGCATCGTCGCGTTGCGCGGTCGTGGGGAGACCATCGCCAACACTGCGCGCCTGGCAGGCGCGAGTGTCACTACCGTCAAGCGTGTGTGGGCCGCTCACTGCGCTCAAGGGCATGCGAATTGA
- a CDS encoding avidin/streptavidin family protein encodes MMSMSMRQCAACVVLLGSCISLAQAAPTCNNPVGEWKNQLGSTLTITAVQTSGQLSGTYISPSGTTGSVYPLVGWFANPVAGSTASSKLPAITFSVQWGNYGSMTAWTGTCDASGGVPAITTVWHLVRTGSQYSWDHMLTNSDVFVPK; translated from the coding sequence ATGATGTCCATGTCAATGCGTCAATGTGCTGCCTGCGTTGTGCTGCTCGGAAGTTGCATCTCGCTCGCCCAGGCAGCGCCAACCTGCAACAACCCGGTAGGCGAATGGAAAAACCAGCTGGGTTCCACACTCACGATCACCGCCGTACAGACCTCCGGTCAGCTCTCGGGTACGTACATCTCGCCTTCCGGCACCACTGGTTCGGTGTATCCGCTGGTTGGCTGGTTTGCCAACCCGGTTGCTGGGTCGACGGCATCGAGCAAACTGCCCGCCATCACTTTTTCGGTGCAGTGGGGCAACTACGGCAGCATGACTGCCTGGACCGGTACCTGTGATGCGTCTGGCGGCGTGCCGGCCATCACCACAGTCTGGCACTTGGTACGGACCGGCTCCCAGTATTCGTGGGACCACATGCTGACCAACAGCGATGTTTTCGTCCCCAAATGA
- a CDS encoding EAL domain-containing protein, with amino-acid sequence MLRFDHILIASSSEQQTRHIRETLHNLGICSVVVANSGSSLKTALGYKRYDLLIISTQFLDVAPTQLLDMIAETNFVGNILFVGILEQKIKDSIRKYCNERTRRCIRIEFSYDPVQAFEIADLMLQTSHHSSEVKNSNFPALNELSDLLAHRAGDIAIKCQPYRFADSGLLAGAEMKVQWPHLLLSDIDRKDKYFFKILEDHDLEAKLTNIMLNSAAGIMREIDGYGAFQLIINISGRHITSLEWADSLIKRIQQDGISCRQIAFKIDLSDHDEQRTMEAAVAHLRANGIDCIVDKLCTPHELLNLAKSAPFSAMTIGSLITKRARELKTTHVMLDNLISLAHTLGLQVIAQGIDTQEDLIRMRSMQCDYLQGSSVGETLKPAEMVALARSQYLRLFRQRQVA; translated from the coding sequence TTGCTTCGATTCGACCATATCCTCATTGCATCCAGCAGCGAACAGCAGACCCGCCACATCAGGGAAACGCTACACAACCTTGGCATATGCTCAGTCGTCGTGGCCAACTCGGGATCGAGCCTGAAGACGGCACTTGGCTATAAACGATACGATCTTTTAATTATATCAACCCAGTTTCTTGACGTAGCGCCAACACAGCTCTTGGACATGATCGCAGAGACCAACTTTGTAGGGAACATCCTCTTTGTCGGCATCTTAGAGCAAAAGATAAAAGACTCGATTCGCAAATACTGCAATGAACGAACCAGGCGCTGCATCAGGATTGAATTCTCTTATGATCCAGTCCAGGCCTTCGAAATAGCCGATCTGATGCTACAGACGAGTCACCACTCTTCTGAAGTTAAAAACAGCAACTTTCCGGCACTCAACGAACTGAGCGACCTTCTCGCGCATCGTGCTGGCGACATAGCCATCAAATGCCAGCCATATCGTTTCGCAGATTCGGGCTTACTTGCTGGCGCCGAGATGAAGGTGCAATGGCCACACCTATTACTTAGCGACATTGATCGTAAAGATAAATATTTCTTTAAAATTCTGGAAGATCACGATCTCGAAGCTAAACTAACCAATATCATGCTTAATTCAGCTGCCGGCATCATGCGAGAGATCGACGGCTACGGTGCATTCCAACTGATAATTAACATTTCCGGCAGACACATCACGTCGCTCGAATGGGCTGACAGCCTCATAAAACGCATTCAGCAAGATGGCATTTCCTGCAGGCAGATCGCATTCAAGATCGACCTTTCAGATCATGACGAACAAAGGACCATGGAAGCTGCGGTGGCGCATTTGCGCGCAAATGGCATCGACTGCATCGTCGATAAACTCTGCACACCACATGAGTTATTGAACCTTGCAAAATCCGCGCCGTTCAGCGCCATGACGATTGGCTCATTGATTACCAAGCGTGCACGCGAACTCAAGACGACACACGTCATGCTCGATAACCTGATCTCTCTTGCCCACACCCTGGGCCTGCAAGTCATCGCCCAAGGAATCGACACTCAGGAAGACCTAATACGCATGCGTAGTATGCAGTGCGATTATCTGCAGGGCTCATCTGTAGGCGAGACTCTAAAGCCCGCAGAAATGGTGGCACTTGCCAGAAGTCAGTACCTCCGCCTCTTCCGTCAACGCCAAGTTGCATAG
- a CDS encoding IS1595 family transposase yields the protein MSINAVQFQAGLSMPEFFASYGTEAKCYRALYKWRWPQGFRCPVCAGRVRSRFKRGAAIYYQCSACRHQTSLIAGTMFEGTKLPLRTWMLALHLLTSTKTNMAALELMRHLGVNYKTAWRMKHKIMQVMAERESMRKLAGFVQIDDAYLGGERNGGKAGRGSENKQAFLIAVQTDATFTAPRFVVIEPVRSFDNTSLQDWIARRLAPECEVYTDGLACFRRLEDAGHAHTTLDTGGGRAATETAGARWLNVVLGNLKRAISGVYHAIAQGKYARRYLGEAAYRFNRRFRLREMLPRLATAMMQSTPCPEPVXMLPRLATAMMQSTPCPEQVLRAASNFHG from the coding sequence ATGAGTATCAATGCCGTGCAGTTCCAAGCGGGATTGTCGATGCCTGAGTTCTTCGCGTCCTACGGCACCGAAGCCAAGTGCTATCGCGCGCTTTACAAGTGGCGCTGGCCGCAAGGCTTTCGTTGCCCTGTTTGTGCCGGACGCGTGCGCTCGCGTTTCAAGCGGGGTGCTGCGATCTACTACCAATGCAGCGCGTGCCGGCATCAGACCAGCCTGATTGCAGGCACGATGTTCGAAGGCACCAAGCTGCCGCTGCGCACCTGGATGCTGGCGTTGCACCTGCTGACCTCGACCAAAACCAACATGGCCGCGCTGGAGTTGATGCGGCATCTGGGCGTCAACTACAAGACGGCCTGGCGGATGAAACACAAGATCATGCAGGTTATGGCCGAGCGCGAATCCATGCGGAAACTGGCGGGTTTCGTGCAGATCGACGATGCCTATCTCGGCGGCGAGCGTAACGGTGGCAAGGCCGGACGCGGATCGGAGAACAAACAAGCGTTCCTGATTGCGGTGCAGACCGATGCCACCTTCACCGCGCCGCGCTTTGTGGTGATCGAGCCGGTGCGCAGCTTCGACAACACCTCGCTGCAGGACTGGATTGCCCGTCGCTTGGCGCCCGAATGCGAGGTCTACACCGATGGGCTGGCCTGCTTCCGCCGGCTAGAAGACGCCGGCCACGCGCACACCACGCTGGACACTGGCGGTGGTCGTGCCGCGACCGAAACGGCCGGTGCACGTTGGCTCAACGTGGTGCTGGGCAATCTCAAACGCGCCATCAGTGGCGTGTATCACGCCATCGCGCAAGGCAAATACGCAAGGCGTTACCTGGGAGAAGCGGCCTATCGTTTTAATCGTCGATTCCGCTTGCGCGAGATGCTGCCACGACTTGCCACGGCCATGATGCAATCCACACCATGCCCAGAGCCGGTTTTNATGCTGCCACGACTTGCCACGGCCATGATGCAATCCACACCATGCCCAGAGCAGGTTTTACGTGCAGCGAGCAATTTTCATGGCTGA
- the gap gene encoding type I glyceraldehyde-3-phosphate dehydrogenase — protein sequence MAIKVGINGFGRIGRNVLRSAVQNFANDIEIVAINDLLEPDYLAYMLQYDSVHGRFKAEVSVDGNTLIVNGKKIRLTQERDPANLKWDAVGADVVIESTGLFLTKETAQKHLDAGAKKVILSAPSKDDTPMFVYGVNDKTYKGEAIVSNASCTTNCLAPLAKVINDKWGIKRGLMTTVHAATATQKTVDGPSNKDWRGGRGILENIIPSSTGAAKAVGVVIPELNKKLTGMSFRVPTSDVSVVDLTVELEKPATYAEICAEVKAQSEGALKGVLGYTEDKVVATDFRGETCTSVFDADAGIALDSTFVKLVSWYDNEWGYSNKCLEMVRVVAK from the coding sequence GCCAATGACATCGAGATCGTGGCCATCAATGACCTGCTGGAGCCCGACTACCTGGCCTACATGCTGCAGTACGACTCGGTGCACGGCCGCTTCAAGGCCGAGGTGTCGGTCGACGGCAACACGCTGATCGTCAACGGCAAGAAGATCCGTCTGACCCAGGAACGCGACCCGGCCAACCTCAAGTGGGATGCCGTGGGCGCCGATGTGGTGATCGAATCCACCGGCCTGTTCCTGACCAAGGAAACCGCGCAGAAGCATCTCGATGCCGGTGCCAAGAAGGTGATCCTGTCGGCCCCGTCCAAGGACGACACCCCGATGTTCGTCTACGGCGTCAACGACAAGACCTACAAGGGCGAAGCGATCGTCTCCAACGCCTCGTGCACCACCAACTGCCTGGCGCCGCTGGCCAAGGTCATCAATGACAAGTGGGGCATCAAGCGCGGCCTGATGACCACCGTGCATGCGGCCACCGCCACCCAGAAGACCGTGGACGGCCCATCCAACAAGGATTGGCGCGGCGGCCGCGGCATCCTGGAGAACATCATTCCGTCCTCCACCGGTGCGGCCAAGGCCGTGGGCGTGGTCATTCCCGAGCTCAACAAGAAGCTGACCGGCATGAGCTTCCGCGTGCCGACCTCGGACGTGTCGGTGGTCGACTTGACGGTCGAACTGGAAAAGCCGGCCACCTACGCCGAGATCTGCGCCGAAGTGAAGGCCCAGAGCGAAGGCGCCCTGAAGGGCGTGCTGGGTTACACCGAAGACAAGGTGGTAGCCACCGACTTCCGCGGCGAGACCTGCACTTCGGTGTTCGACGCCGATGCCGGCATCGCGCTGGATTCCACCTTCGTCAAGCTGGTGTCCTGGTACGACAATGAGTGGGGCTACTCCAACAAGTGCCTGGAAATGGTGCGGGTTGTGGCCAAGTAA